The following proteins come from a genomic window of Candidatus Zixiibacteriota bacterium:
- a CDS encoding S8 family serine peptidase translates to MLRLTIRIQLWLAILLVVTWPVFNAAAGSTGDYSPGDLVCAVTQPAFIDSINIDYGTTVKNFLPQIGGYLLEVPNGSDIEALALDIALRPDVLYCEPNFLLDAPEGVQSSQGFIDEMQVGSFLDQNAAALINLAGAHDLVTGGNVSVGIIDAGVNMTHPDLTQNVASGFDYVDNDSNAVDEPGGRASGHGTFVAGLVSLVAPDADLISYRVLDTTGRGNGYTIAEALLQAVADGCRAVNLSIVMTGKHSTLDEAISFARDQGVVVTAAAGNDSTGLERFPAKDSYTLAVAGVDSNLVKADFSNFNGKVDICAPATRVYAPYDDSMYAWWDGTSFAAPFVAGLAALLYERHPGASWDDIINSILEPAVDIDSLNEEYAGMLGSGLIDPVASLRFLDLQKCGDIDGNGQGPDISDLIYLVDYMFNGGAVPPVLELADLNGDGVPAEIGDLVHLVDYMFSGGLPPACDP, encoded by the coding sequence ATGTTGAGACTTACCATACGAATTCAGTTGTGGCTGGCGATTCTTCTTGTCGTAACCTGGCCGGTGTTTAACGCGGCGGCCGGTTCGACGGGAGACTACAGTCCCGGAGATTTGGTGTGCGCCGTGACCCAGCCAGCGTTCATCGACAGCATCAACATAGATTACGGCACCACCGTAAAGAACTTCCTTCCGCAGATAGGCGGGTATTTACTGGAGGTTCCCAACGGGTCGGACATTGAGGCCCTGGCCTTGGATATTGCATTGCGGCCCGATGTCCTTTACTGCGAACCAAATTTCCTCCTGGATGCCCCGGAAGGTGTGCAATCGTCTCAGGGCTTTATCGACGAGATGCAGGTAGGCAGTTTCCTCGACCAAAACGCCGCCGCGCTGATCAACCTCGCTGGAGCGCACGATCTTGTGACCGGAGGAAACGTGTCCGTCGGTATTATTGACGCCGGCGTCAACATGACTCATCCTGATTTGACCCAGAACGTAGCCAGCGGATTCGACTATGTGGACAACGACAGTAATGCCGTTGACGAGCCGGGCGGTCGCGCCTCCGGTCACGGTACTTTTGTCGCCGGATTGGTGAGCCTGGTAGCGCCCGACGCCGACTTGATTTCATACCGAGTGTTGGACACCACCGGCCGAGGCAATGGTTACACTATCGCCGAGGCTCTGTTGCAGGCGGTGGCCGATGGCTGTCGCGCAGTCAATCTTTCGATTGTGATGACCGGAAAGCACTCCACCCTTGATGAGGCTATCTCTTTTGCCCGCGACCAGGGTGTTGTCGTCACAGCCGCTGCCGGGAACGACTCCACGGGTCTCGAACGGTTTCCGGCAAAGGACTCTTATACGCTCGCTGTAGCGGGGGTCGACTCCAATTTGGTCAAGGCTGACTTCTCCAATTTCAACGGCAAGGTGGATATTTGCGCCCCGGCTACAAGAGTGTACGCGCCGTATGACGACTCGATGTATGCCTGGTGGGACGGAACCAGTTTCGCTGCGCCTTTCGTAGCCGGTCTGGCCGCGCTGCTCTATGAACGACATCCCGGCGCTTCCTGGGATGACATCATTAATAGTATTCTGGAGCCGGCCGTAGACATAGATAGTCTGAACGAGGAGTACGCAGGCATGCTCGGATCGGGACTGATTGATCCTGTTGCCTCTCTCCGTTTTCTTGATTTGCAGAAGTGCGGCGACATAGACGGCAACGGTCAGGGACCGGACATCTCAGATCTGATCTACCTTGTAGATTACATGTTCAACGGCGGGGCCGTCCCGCCCGTGCTCGAACTGGCCGATCTGAACGGTGACGGCGTACCGGCCGAAATAGGGGACCTGGTGCACTTGGTTGATTACATGTTTAGCGGCGGACTCCCCCCGGCCTGCGATCCATAA
- a CDS encoding glycosyl hydrolase family 17 protein has translation MTKLITELESGLSQKREEPFEIRSFKPYLGDVWIGNAVAYGCYRAGQAPGQKGPADEEILEDLNIMAKHWNLIRVYGADRDTKRILRLIETHKLPIKVIQGIWLEPEENDPEKKKSNIEQVTLGVELANEYPDIVVAISVANETQVFWSGHKMNPEILIRYTRAVRSNVSVPVTTADDYLYWNKPESKQVADEIDFVFTHIHPLWNGKSLEDGISWMDGVYHELQEVHPDRMIVLGETGWATDYNANKTGPGEQGTLIKGKVDIAAQATFLIQMNQWIESNQVTTFLFEAFDESWKGGGEDSPPNEVEKHWGVYNEDRTPKESFLKSLPHHRKVLD, from the coding sequence ATGACAAAGCTCATAACCGAACTGGAATCCGGCCTTTCACAAAAGAGGGAAGAGCCATTTGAAATACGTTCTTTCAAACCGTATCTGGGAGATGTTTGGATAGGGAATGCTGTCGCGTATGGTTGCTATCGGGCCGGTCAGGCTCCGGGACAGAAGGGCCCCGCCGATGAAGAAATTCTGGAAGACCTGAACATCATGGCTAAACATTGGAATCTGATAAGGGTCTATGGTGCGGACCGTGATACCAAGCGCATCCTTCGACTGATCGAGACTCACAAACTGCCTATCAAGGTGATCCAGGGTATCTGGTTGGAGCCGGAAGAAAACGATCCCGAAAAGAAGAAATCTAACATTGAGCAGGTTACCCTTGGTGTCGAACTGGCAAATGAGTATCCAGATATCGTAGTCGCCATAAGTGTGGCCAATGAAACGCAGGTGTTCTGGTCAGGGCATAAGATGAATCCCGAAATCCTGATACGATATACCCGTGCCGTTCGAAGCAATGTCTCTGTGCCGGTGACGACAGCTGATGACTACCTCTATTGGAACAAGCCTGAAAGTAAACAGGTGGCTGACGAAATCGACTTTGTCTTTACTCATATACACCCCCTGTGGAACGGAAAGTCGCTGGAGGATGGCATCAGTTGGATGGACGGGGTTTATCATGAACTTCAGGAAGTGCATCCCGACCGTATGATTGTACTCGGCGAGACCGGCTGGGCCACCGATTACAATGCCAACAAGACCGGACCCGGTGAGCAAGGCACACTGATAAAAGGGAAAGTCGACATAGCCGCCCAAGCCACGTTCCTGATCCAAATGAACCAGTGGATCGAGTCAAATCAGGTTACTACCTTCCTTTTTGAAGCCTTCGACGAATCCTGGAAAGGTGGCGGCGAGGATTCCCCGCCAAATGAGGTTGAAAAGCATTGGGGAGTCTATAACGAGGATCGTACTCCGAAAGAGTCATTTCTCAAGTCTCTGCCGCATCACCGCAAGGTTTTGGATTAG
- a CDS encoding Ig-like domain-containing protein, whose translation MFIDEFGNSVTFEAFLGSKLDAVQIDQTGYQSSRSLIVTVPDSGDASGSYAGGAFTANVARDLTDYNALTFWAKASTAATLDVAGIGNDNTGTSKYTAEVTNLAITTGWQKYTIPIPLSEKLDAEQGLFYFAEGPEGGVGNTIWFDEVQFAQLSTITNPRPALTSRTIDVESGETVDVGNAIVTFDVDGTDINVSAMPGYFTFTSSNTGVVSVDADGVISGAGVGDATLTATLGTVAATGSITVNVNTPQAVPSTAAPTPTVDAADVISLFSNAYTDETVNLWSTDWDDTDLEDITIGSDDIKKYYNLSFAGVDFSDPTIDVSSMTRFHMDVWTPVPTDAPAEFTIKLVDFGADGAFGGGDDREHELAFDENTMSSESWVSIDVPLLAFSGLTTKGHLAQMIISGDLGTVYIDNIYFYDAGPQTAPTVPAPTPTVGAANVISLFSDAYTDVPVDTWSAVYDVADVEEYAIGSDNTKKYSNLLFAGIEFLTTTVDASALTHFHIDVWTADATASPALFKIKLVDLGANGVYGGGDDVEHEVTLDHNTMNTGIWVSIDIPLSSFSGLTTRGQLGQLIISGNPNTVFVDNIYFYDSGIPTIPLVPAPTPTLDAADVVSLFSDAYTDVPVDTWSAAWDSATVEDFMIGSDATKKYSYLLFAGIEFKTTTIDASAMTHLYMNVWTPDATASPSVLKIKLVDFGANGVWDGGDDVEHEITLDESSMNTSSWVTLDIPLSDFVDLTTKGHLAQLIISGDPNTLYVDNIYLHK comes from the coding sequence GTGTTCATTGATGAATTCGGCAACAGTGTCACATTCGAGGCGTTTCTTGGTTCTAAGCTTGACGCTGTCCAAATAGATCAAACAGGTTATCAAAGCTCACGATCATTGATCGTCACAGTTCCCGATTCCGGTGATGCTTCGGGTAGTTATGCAGGTGGAGCTTTTACTGCCAATGTTGCTCGCGATCTGACTGATTACAACGCTCTGACATTCTGGGCAAAAGCCAGTACCGCCGCAACATTGGACGTTGCTGGTATTGGTAACGACAACACAGGAACGTCGAAGTACACCGCCGAAGTTACGAATCTGGCTATAACAACCGGCTGGCAGAAATACACAATTCCGATTCCTCTTTCTGAAAAGTTGGATGCCGAACAGGGTCTTTTCTATTTTGCTGAAGGCCCGGAAGGTGGCGTTGGAAACACAATCTGGTTTGACGAAGTACAATTTGCCCAGCTTTCAACAATTACCAATCCTCGTCCTGCTTTGACCAGCCGGACTATTGATGTTGAATCAGGTGAAACCGTTGATGTTGGCAATGCCATTGTAACATTCGATGTTGACGGTACAGATATTAATGTCAGCGCCATGCCGGGATATTTTACATTCACCTCATCGAATACCGGGGTCGTTTCTGTTGACGCCGATGGTGTCATTTCCGGTGCCGGAGTAGGTGATGCTACTTTAACTGCCACATTAGGTACCGTAGCTGCCACAGGTTCCATTACAGTCAATGTAAACACACCGCAGGCTGTTCCTTCTACAGCAGCTCCTACCCCGACGGTGGACGCTGCCGATGTGATTTCATTGTTCAGCAACGCCTACACTGACGAAACGGTTAATCTGTGGTCAACGGATTGGGATGATACCGACCTTGAGGATATCACGATCGGTTCTGACGATATCAAGAAATACTATAATCTGTCATTTGCAGGCGTTGATTTTTCAGACCCAACAATTGACGTGTCATCAATGACCCGTTTTCACATGGATGTATGGACACCGGTCCCGACTGATGCTCCGGCGGAGTTTACAATCAAGCTGGTCGATTTCGGCGCCGACGGTGCCTTTGGTGGGGGTGACGATCGTGAGCATGAACTTGCATTCGATGAAAACACTATGTCTTCTGAAAGCTGGGTGAGTATAGACGTTCCTCTTCTGGCCTTCTCCGGATTAACTACTAAAGGGCATCTCGCTCAGATGATAATCTCCGGTGATCTCGGAACGGTTTACATAGACAATATTTATTTCTACGACGCCGGTCCCCAAACAGCGCCGACAGTTCCAGCACCGACACCTACAGTTGGCGCTGCTAATGTCATCTCTCTTTTCAGCGATGCCTACACCGACGTGCCGGTTGATACCTGGTCGGCGGTCTATGATGTCGCCGATGTTGAAGAATATGCGATCGGTTCTGATAACACGAAAAAATACAGTAACCTTCTCTTTGCAGGCATAGAGTTTCTTACTACCACGGTTGATGCTTCTGCGCTGACTCATTTCCATATTGATGTCTGGACAGCCGATGCAACAGCTTCGCCGGCCCTGTTCAAAATCAAGCTGGTTGATCTTGGAGCCAATGGAGTCTATGGTGGTGGTGACGATGTTGAACATGAAGTCACTTTAGATCACAACACTATGAACACCGGCATCTGGGTAAGCATAGATATTCCTCTGTCCAGTTTCAGCGGTCTAACCACAAGAGGACAACTTGGTCAGTTGATTATTTCTGGAAATCCAAACACTGTATTCGTTGACAATATCTACTTCTATGATTCAGGTATCCCGACTATCCCGCTGGTTCCGGCACCGACACCCACACTTGATGCTGCCGATGTTGTTTCGTTGTTCAGCGATGCCTACACCGACGTGCCTGTTGATACCTGGTCGGCTGCCTGGGACAGCGCAACAGTCGAAGACTTTATGATTGGGTCTGATGCCACCAAAAAATACAGTTACCTTCTTTTTGCCGGCATAGAGTTCAAGACTACTACGATTGATGCTTCTGCGATGACTCATCTCTATATGAATGTATGGACACCAGATGCGACAGCTTCACCGTCAGTACTCAAAATCAAACTGGTCGATTTTGGAGCCAATGGTGTTTGGGATGGGGGTGACGATGTCGAACATGAAATCACTTTAGATGAAAGCAGCATGAATACCAGCAGTTGGGTGACTCTTGATATACCCTTGAGTGACTTCGTTGATTTGACAACAAAAGGACACCTGGCTCAGTTAATCATCTCAGGCGATCCAAACACCCTATATGTTGACAATATATATCTCCATAAGTGA
- a CDS encoding sigma-70 family RNA polymerase sigma factor, protein MSRTDEQIWKDACKGDHAAWKELVDRYQSLVYTVALRNGLSMADASDCFQHTWLALWQSRKRLKEPERLSAWLVTTARRESIRMSRQSRRMVSDECLSAEPDRSATPDIEFEQLEQQSKLQTGLDQMGERCRKLLNLMFFAPEEHSYEQIAAKSGIAFNSLGPIRRRCLEQLKEILGKLGFSHVRGKV, encoded by the coding sequence ATGTCCCGTACAGATGAACAGATTTGGAAAGATGCGTGCAAAGGTGATCACGCCGCCTGGAAGGAACTGGTGGATCGCTATCAGTCACTGGTTTACACCGTGGCTCTCCGTAACGGTCTCTCGATGGCCGATGCCTCCGACTGTTTCCAGCACACCTGGCTGGCCCTATGGCAGAGCCGGAAGCGCCTGAAAGAACCTGAGCGGTTATCAGCCTGGTTGGTAACCACTGCTCGTCGAGAGTCCATACGTATGTCTCGCCAGTCTCGCAGAATGGTGTCCGACGAGTGCCTAAGCGCTGAACCGGACCGGTCGGCGACGCCGGATATTGAATTTGAACAACTCGAACAACAATCGAAACTTCAGACCGGTCTGGATCAGATGGGTGAACGGTGCCGTAAGCTACTGAACCTTATGTTCTTTGCTCCCGAGGAACACAGCTACGAGCAGATCGCCGCCAAGTCGGGGATCGCCTTCAACAGCCTGGGTCCGATCAGGCGAAGGTGCCTCGAACAGCTCAAAGAGATTCTTGGAAAACTGGGCTTTTCGCATGTACGAGGAAAGGTGTAG
- a CDS encoding CHAT domain-containing tetratricopeptide repeat protein yields MEAHDKVESQARVFIRTGTTGRLAPEDLAIACGRFIQDVSRRSLSESLALAKLFSGRVNRHGQPLRYQAARSLARVYHLNSQHSQAEVAYLRARRLAGSDRLAKARIDRSLIDLYMYLGDYTKARRRAQQALKVFTELGRGDEEAMTRVNLANLLHRQDRHVDAEREYDWAAGYFRSIKNDLAEARCLYNQANTLVQLFELDKAEKLYARAFSIYNRAGHTIDATDSHYGLAWLHMLQGRFHQALVELGKCEESYRLKSQWRGVALCELDRAEVFLSLNLMEDALVSAEGAEKWFRGRKFNYEAAKAAFFVAKAASALGSKRKAARSASRAFDGFQRERNSGFLGAVHLHLASTDQSSVGEKQSLTQARRLFDRAQLPLWQAYCDLLAGSRGDQKAMTRLDANKAVQWVPHLFAQWQVLIGDECAAEGNMVAARKRWARAANRLDRTRSQLPPVELRHGFGRDIPSPHLRLIHSEIQFDPRRAAAWLERFKTSGLWAPISPALIEDPVRGGVENSLSALADSVAGFASNLSGQAGERGVATANGRRRVDRLQRDVKRRISQLEEFRDRDPLHVDRILELIDHSSAKTIVVQFAIIGEDLVAFTHRTGNTETMVWRGGRTKLETYMRRWRFILEKEAGLQNPSKVGPDSLETKVLTEIGEWLWRPLETVRSAKRILVIPDGELANLPWQALHLDGRPLCEQHEFVISPSVRHYVKARRTVCRTNKTEVFLGNVDNLPAVEKEIAALKLHSKGPINVHSSARRCDWPEDGSYGLWHFAGHAVHRADNPFYSYLEMADGPFFAADLRLRRARVGMVTLSACRSGEQVAIPGEESTGLVRSLLEMGVRNVVAAHWPVSDISAAMWMTSFYKEYYSGRTPAEAARKSTMNVKESCESAYHWAAFSVFGAGI; encoded by the coding sequence TTGGAAGCGCACGACAAAGTAGAATCTCAAGCGCGAGTGTTTATCAGGACCGGCACAACCGGAAGGCTGGCGCCCGAGGACTTGGCGATTGCTTGTGGTCGATTCATCCAGGACGTTTCGCGTAGGTCGTTGTCTGAATCCCTTGCCTTAGCCAAGCTGTTCTCGGGGCGAGTCAACAGACATGGTCAACCGCTTCGCTATCAGGCCGCCAGGTCGCTGGCACGAGTTTATCATCTTAACAGCCAACACTCTCAGGCCGAGGTGGCCTATCTGCGAGCGCGGAGGTTGGCAGGTTCGGACCGGCTGGCAAAGGCTCGCATCGATAGGTCCTTAATCGATCTCTATATGTATCTCGGCGATTACACCAAGGCCAGACGGCGCGCCCAACAAGCGTTGAAGGTTTTCACCGAACTCGGCCGTGGGGATGAAGAAGCGATGACCCGCGTCAATCTGGCCAATCTGCTTCATCGACAGGACCGCCATGTCGATGCAGAGCGCGAGTACGACTGGGCAGCCGGATACTTCAGATCGATCAAGAACGACTTAGCCGAAGCACGCTGCCTCTACAACCAAGCCAACACACTGGTACAACTGTTTGAATTGGACAAAGCTGAAAAGCTATATGCCCGCGCGTTCTCCATTTACAACCGGGCCGGCCATACGATTGACGCCACCGACTCACACTACGGTCTTGCCTGGTTGCACATGTTGCAGGGCCGGTTCCACCAGGCACTGGTAGAGCTGGGAAAGTGCGAAGAGAGTTATAGACTGAAATCCCAGTGGCGCGGTGTAGCACTCTGCGAATTGGACCGGGCTGAAGTATTCCTCAGTTTGAACCTGATGGAAGACGCCCTGGTAAGCGCCGAAGGGGCCGAGAAATGGTTTCGCGGAAGGAAGTTCAATTATGAAGCGGCCAAAGCCGCTTTCTTCGTGGCCAAGGCAGCCTCCGCCTTAGGTAGCAAGCGCAAGGCTGCTCGATCAGCTTCACGGGCGTTCGACGGATTTCAAAGGGAAAGAAACAGTGGTTTTCTGGGGGCGGTTCACCTGCATCTGGCATCCACCGATCAATCTTCGGTCGGCGAGAAGCAGAGTCTTACGCAGGCTCGCCGGTTGTTCGACCGGGCACAGTTACCGCTGTGGCAGGCTTACTGCGATCTGTTGGCCGGTTCCCGGGGAGATCAGAAGGCCATGACGAGACTTGATGCCAACAAGGCTGTACAATGGGTGCCTCATCTTTTTGCCCAATGGCAGGTCTTAATCGGAGACGAGTGTGCCGCCGAGGGGAATATGGTAGCGGCGAGAAAACGGTGGGCTCGCGCCGCCAATAGGCTGGACCGAACCCGGTCGCAACTGCCGCCCGTGGAGTTGCGCCACGGTTTCGGGCGAGATATCCCCAGTCCTCATTTGCGTTTGATACACTCTGAAATACAATTCGATCCTCGGCGAGCCGCGGCGTGGCTGGAGCGTTTCAAGACATCCGGATTGTGGGCGCCAATATCACCGGCACTGATTGAAGACCCGGTACGAGGAGGCGTGGAGAATTCGCTTTCCGCCCTGGCCGACTCGGTTGCCGGGTTTGCTTCAAACCTGAGTGGTCAGGCCGGAGAACGAGGTGTTGCAACCGCCAACGGCAGACGCAGGGTTGATCGATTGCAGCGTGACGTCAAACGCCGGATTTCCCAACTGGAGGAGTTTCGCGATCGGGACCCGCTGCACGTTGATCGAATTCTTGAATTGATAGACCACTCGTCGGCAAAGACCATTGTAGTTCAGTTCGCCATTATCGGGGAAGACCTGGTGGCTTTCACACACAGGACCGGAAACACCGAGACTATGGTTTGGCGGGGCGGTCGCACGAAGTTGGAAACATACATGCGGCGGTGGCGTTTTATACTTGAGAAAGAAGCAGGTTTGCAGAACCCATCGAAGGTCGGCCCCGACAGTCTCGAAACAAAAGTTCTGACCGAGATCGGCGAGTGGCTGTGGCGACCCCTGGAGACGGTGCGGTCGGCTAAACGAATCCTGGTGATACCCGACGGAGAATTAGCCAACCTGCCCTGGCAGGCGCTGCACCTGGACGGTCGACCCCTGTGTGAACAACATGAATTTGTGATTTCTCCCAGTGTTCGACACTATGTGAAAGCGCGCAGGACTGTTTGTCGAACAAACAAAACAGAAGTGTTTTTGGGTAATGTTGACAATCTTCCCGCAGTGGAGAAGGAGATCGCCGCGCTAAAACTTCATTCAAAGGGTCCGATCAACGTACACTCGTCGGCCCGTCGTTGTGACTGGCCCGAGGATGGTTCCTACGGGCTCTGGCACTTTGCCGGCCATGCAGTCCATCGGGCGGACAACCCCTTCTACTCTTATCTGGAAATGGCCGACGGTCCGTTTTTCGCGGCCGACCTACGATTAAGACGGGCACGAGTGGGGATGGTGACGCTATCGGCCTGCCGTTCGGGAGAGCAGGTCGCAATTCCCGGCGAGGAATCAACGGGGCTTGTCCGTTCACTCCTGGAGATGGGCGTTCGTAACGTCGTGGCGGCCCACTGGCCGGTCTCCGATATATCCGCAGCGATGTGGATGACCAGTTTCTACAAAGAGTATTACTCCGGTCGCACTCCGGCGGAGGCGGCTCGGAAGTCAACTATGAACGTTAAAGAGAGCTGTGAATCAGCCTATCATTGGGCAGCCTTTTCGGTGTTCGGTGCAGGAATATAG
- a CDS encoding DUF5666 domain-containing protein encodes MSKVNRFALTATMGLALLVMLVAGCSKQSPVGPSLSTSDGEYFLPDGAATGGDVDLYGRVATIDSASRMMTLVGNPTNIEVAADAEVVWKDDGNEIPIDLSEINPGDSVDVRGTMTGGNSLLADRVRVRANDTPENELETSGRVETVDPALRTITLVGVALQINVAAGAEIVQKHSGVETVIELSDILPGDSVDIRGDVQTDGSLLANRVRVRDGDDFRADLEFYGTVTEINYAESWLTVDSRTEKIFVDSNTSIFVKSGSDPNGGALAKRGGGDDDDDDGHLPIYFAFEDIMVGDSLEVHANVVNESTLYAVAIEIEDGAANDNMQVEVKDTLATVDVEARTITLVGQAWTGIVNENADLRGLNDELLTLADFGAGELVEVKGFAQSDGTVLITRMHKDNN; translated from the coding sequence ATGTCTAAAGTCAACCGATTCGCATTAACTGCAACCATGGGTTTGGCCCTGCTGGTCATGTTGGTTGCCGGTTGTTCCAAACAGTCACCGGTCGGTCCGTCGCTTTCGACCTCGGATGGAGAGTATTTTCTTCCTGACGGCGCCGCAACCGGTGGTGATGTCGATTTGTACGGACGAGTTGCCACTATTGATTCCGCATCCAGAATGATGACTCTGGTCGGCAACCCCACTAATATTGAGGTTGCCGCGGACGCTGAAGTCGTCTGGAAGGATGACGGTAACGAGATTCCCATCGATCTTTCCGAAATCAATCCCGGCGACTCAGTCGACGTCCGAGGGACGATGACCGGTGGAAACAGCCTTCTGGCCGATCGAGTGCGGGTGCGCGCCAACGACACCCCGGAGAACGAGCTGGAGACATCCGGAAGAGTAGAGACTGTCGATCCGGCGCTGCGGACGATTACCCTCGTCGGCGTCGCCTTACAGATCAACGTGGCAGCCGGAGCCGAGATAGTCCAGAAGCACTCGGGTGTTGAGACTGTCATTGAACTGTCCGACATTCTGCCGGGAGATTCTGTGGATATCAGGGGTGACGTGCAGACCGATGGTTCCCTTCTGGCCAACCGTGTTCGCGTGCGCGACGGTGACGATTTCCGCGCCGATCTGGAATTCTACGGAACTGTAACAGAGATCAATTACGCCGAGTCCTGGCTTACCGTTGACAGTCGAACCGAGAAGATATTCGTCGATTCCAACACCTCCATTTTTGTCAAGTCCGGCTCCGACCCAAATGGCGGTGCACTCGCAAAACGGGGTGGTGGGGACGATGATGATGACGACGGACATCTTCCAATCTACTTTGCTTTCGAGGATATCATGGTCGGTGACTCTCTTGAGGTCCATGCCAATGTGGTCAATGAGTCTACGCTGTATGCCGTGGCTATCGAAATCGAGGATGGCGCGGCCAACGACAATATGCAGGTGGAAGTAAAGGACACACTTGCAACTGTGGATGTTGAGGCGAGAACAATCACGCTCGTCGGACAGGCATGGACCGGTATTGTCAACGAGAACGCCGACTTACGAGGACTGAATGACGAGCTGTTGACCCTGGCCGACTTTGGTGCGGGAGAACTGGTCGAAGTCAAGGGATTCGCTCAGTCCGACGGCACCGTTTTGATTACACGCATGCACAAGGACAACAACTGA
- a CDS encoding cytochrome c family protein → MISFRSTIPIIVAVVILAQANVGQCQSYRVCKECHSDIFELWKNSLHAKSYENPTFRATYMTARLDRGDEVAQKCLACHAPMANDENGHDPDAAGAEEGVTCSFCHSISSVGEGGIDTYYNLDTTGAVYGPYRATQDVGHETKYSPLYLESRLCAGCHEYVNSHGVRVLDTYKEWEESPYRKNDVHCQNCHMPTAPLLSVADDYDVTGYYVTAHEFRGGHSNINLAHAVKLETAVTKRERKLEVLVMITNAESGHMLPTGIPIRSLALNVVLKSAEGIELSAVRKVYRKVLTDAYGTIIENALDMFLNATDVYSDNRIGPKETRVETLTFEIPKKVKDYYVETTLNYEYSRPVLIEEFISIEMAKQVVNSRSIR, encoded by the coding sequence ATGATTTCATTCCGATCGACCATACCCATAATAGTGGCCGTCGTCATCCTGGCACAGGCAAATGTCGGTCAGTGCCAATCGTACAGAGTCTGCAAAGAGTGCCACAGTGATATTTTCGAGCTGTGGAAGAATTCACTACATGCCAAGTCGTATGAGAATCCCACCTTTCGGGCAACCTATATGACGGCCAGACTGGACCGGGGGGATGAGGTAGCTCAGAAGTGCCTGGCCTGCCACGCTCCGATGGCCAACGACGAGAATGGACACGATCCCGATGCTGCCGGTGCCGAAGAAGGCGTCACCTGTTCTTTCTGTCATAGTATCTCTTCCGTGGGAGAAGGCGGTATCGACACCTACTATAACCTGGATACCACAGGCGCCGTGTACGGACCCTACCGGGCCACACAGGATGTGGGGCATGAAACCAAGTACTCACCGCTCTACCTTGAGTCCAGACTCTGTGCCGGTTGTCATGAATACGTCAACAGTCATGGTGTCAGGGTGTTGGACACCTATAAGGAGTGGGAAGAATCGCCCTACCGCAAGAACGACGTTCACTGTCAGAACTGTCACATGCCGACGGCACCGCTTTTGTCGGTTGCGGATGACTACGACGTTACCGGTTACTATGTGACTGCACACGAATTCCGGGGCGGACACTCCAACATAAACCTCGCCCACGCGGTCAAGCTGGAGACCGCCGTAACCAAGCGCGAGAGGAAACTGGAGGTCCTGGTGATGATAACCAACGCCGAATCCGGTCACATGCTGCCTACCGGGATTCCGATACGCAGCCTCGCCCTCAACGTGGTGCTGAAATCGGCCGAAGGCATCGAACTATCAGCCGTCCGTAAAGTGTACCGGAAGGTTTTGACAGACGCCTATGGTACGATTATCGAGAATGCACTCGACATGTTTCTGAACGCTACCGATGTTTATTCCGATAACCGCATCGGACCGAAAGAGACACGGGTGGAAACTTTGACTTTTGAAATACCCAAGAAAGTGAAAGACTACTACGTCGAGACCACTTTGAATTACGAATACAGCCGGCCGGTGTTGATCGAGGAGTTTATCAGCATTGAGATGGCCAAACAGGTAGTCAATTCGCGGTCTATTCGTTAG